AAATTAAAAAAAGTGAAACAATCCTACGTCATAAATGGATCAGTTTCTCAAAAATAATTTCCAATTTTTGGTTAGCTAATGGTATTTTATTTAAACTGTTTGTGATCTTGTTCGTATATCTTGGATGTCTATGACCTACTCTAGTGAATACGGAACTGATACAGTCTACTTATATTTAATTGGTTAAAATATTTGAAATTAACAATTGTCATGTTGTTTTCAAATATTGATTATTAAGCTACAAATATCGCTATATTTTGACCAAATATGGGTTCCAGATTTAAGGGGTGAATAATTATGTGCAGATTTACGGTGATCAATGAAAACATGGGGTATGTTTTCACGATTTTACAGATTTAAATACTTCATTAAATATTTTTAGTTTGAAAAGAGTCCTCATTTTCCTGTTCATATTGCTGGTTTCATTTTTAATTGCAGCGTTTTTTATAAAAGTCAACAAGAGGGAAACCTTACTCTATAAGATACAGCAGTGGGTTAGCTACGATGCAGCAGATTGGGAAAATTACGAAAAAAATAAGCAGCTGTTGGCTTCCGGAGCCACCGAAGTAACGACGACAGAAGTGACGGCTGCCGAAGATGATCTATATCCGGTCGATACGAATCGCATATCGCCGGAATTTAGGGCTTTAGAAATCGAAAAAATTAAAAAGGCAGATTTTGGGCGATTAGTAATAGCAAAGTTACGACCCGATCATGAGGATGCACAAATTGCATTAATTCATCTCACAGATCGTAAATTGACCGATGTGATAATCAATCAGAAGATTAATATTAAAGTTGGAACTTGTTTTGAAAACCCAAAAACAGCAGGTAATTATCGCTGTGTAAGTTGTATGATTTTACTTTACAATCGAGAGAAGAAAGATTGGGTTGAAGCTCCAAACGGCGAGAATTTCTTGAAAAATGCCTATGATTTCTACCAGGCGTCCGAAGGGGATATTTGGCAAGCACGCGAGCTGTCCATGAGAATCCCGTACGATTATGCGCTGGTAGCAAAATATAGTAAGTAAGATTTCTTTTAAGTAGTTAATATCAATACCGTTATGTTTAAGTTTTTGAAAGAATTATTGAATGCGGCAAAGGAAGGTGTAAATGAAGCCAAAGATGAACTTACTTTGAAAGCCGAAGAGGAAAAAATGGCGGGAAGTTTAGTACCTGATAACACTATACTTCTGAATATTCCTGATGAAGAACAGTTTGGTAATGCGCTAGGAGCCGCATTTAGAGTGATTGTTTTTGGGGATTGGTTTACAGTATTCGGAAGTACCGGAGATGATGGTAGTTATCCCATTCACTTATATCAATTTGGTAATTATCCAAGAATTGATCAATATAGAAGTGATTTTATCAAATTGCTAAAGAGAGATTTTGGTATAACGAATAGAGAAACTTGTCTTCAAATGTTGAGTTCATACTTTACGTTACTTGGGATAGAAAAGACAGGGACCGCATTGGAGGAAAAAAACGGCAAAATTGATACATCCATTTGGGATATCTCCAAATCAGGGGTAAATGCCTTTGTTGTTGCTGTAGTAAGTCATATTACGACATCCGCAACGGACGTTGGATATTTACCAAAACCTGTGGCATTAAATGTTCTCAAGAGTTTGTCACTATATGCGAGAAAGCATTTTATTGATTGGTTGCAATTTTCCGATTATTTCCTGGAAGGAGAAGATCAAGTTGGTGTAAACAGTAAAATTGGGAAATCTTACTTGAAAAGGTATATTGGGTATCTTAAAGAAAAGAAAGGAAGTCCTTGGAATAATATCGCATGGTAGAATGGTAATCATTCCGTCTGAGTGTTGTCTCACGTGGCCTTCACATCCACTACATTTTACAGCTTTGGATTTGCTTTATCAATTTGAACAACAAATCGCTCAGAAACAATTCGGTAACCATAGCTATTTCGAAGGATTAGATGCTATCGAGAAAGATGAAGGGGGAATTCCGATGTTCTATCTGACTTGTGGAAGTTAATTTCTTTTTGTGGAATAAATGAATTCTAAAGGCATCATTTTGGTTCTCAGTTGTGTGTTGATCGTTGTCATGTCGATAGAAGTCTATAGAAAAAATGTAGCTAAGAAATATTTATACGGTGTTAAAAAAAGCTATGAAATGAATGATCATTTTGAGACAGATAAATTAAGAAAACTGTCATCACGTCCCTTTTTATTTGGTATAGAAGATAATCTGCTAAGTGACGAAGATTATTTTTTTGATGAAAATTATTTCTACGCTGTCGGTCGAAGAGGCGGGGCAGGTAGATCCTTTAGGTTAGTGGATATCATTGAGCTTCGTAGGACATCGACTCAAATTAATAATCACTATATCTGGCAAGTCGTCGTTCAATTGGATAGTAAGGGACAGTCCATTTTCAGTTTTACGCATAACTATTCCCTCTGGAATAGGAATTTCTATGCTTTTTATCAAAAAATACGGGAACTAAATCCACATGCAATCAAATCAAAATGGAGTTTGTGGAGGATGTAACAAATTCAATTTCAGCGTTTGTTTTGTACTGAAAAAGTTGTCGTAACTAAAACCGTAATCTAATAACTTTTGTTATTTTAAGTAAAACGTTATTGGCAAATTACGATTATTGATCATGAATGTGTTGACAATTTTTATTTATGGAGCTTGTCAATTTCCTCAGCGCCCACCACAATCCAGTACAAATGAATCTAAGCACAAGGCACAGGAATTACCTTCTAACATCACGTTTTTTGGTGGTGGAAGATCTAAGGAAATGAATATGGTATCAGGAAAAACAGATACTATTTTCATTTCAGTCCATCAGGCCGATTCGGTTCTTATCAAAATAAAAACTCCCATGGATACAGCCAATGTACGAATTAGTCAGCTTTTTCTGCCCAATGGTTCGGCTGATGGCCCCTTTGGCCAAGAGCTTGCCTATAGATTTAAAGATATTGGCCGATATCATATTACTGTGAATGAGAACAAAATGATAGGGAATCATTACTCAGGGCCTTATGTAGTACAAATTGTGCCAATAGTTCAATAGTACACTTGAAACTAACAGAATTGAACAATAGTTATTCCAAGTAAAATGGATTCAGAATAACTATTGTCGCATTTAGGAATTTAATACAGCAGGCCTTCTGCTAATATAATATAGGATTAAAACGAGATCTTCTTTCTGGGCTACTCAACATCACCTGTGTACTTAATCGTATTATTTACATAAAGCGCTGATTTTTTAGCATCGTATCTATAGCTATCCTTCTCATAGATGTCATTCTCAACTTTATCCAAGATAATGGTATTTTTATTGTCATCAGGTAAGAATAATTCTAGCTTTGATTTATCCTCGCTAAGGATAACAAAGGCACTAATGACAGCTTTACCTTCTTCTTTCTCCGTTGGATTTAGGCGTAAGCCAACATTAAAGACCTGGATACATCCTTGTTTGATCTCACTCCAAGTTTGTCCTGCCGCGACCAAACAACCGTGCTCATCCTTTTTGCCGCCGATCGACTTGGTTGCTTCTTCCTTGCTTTGATCAACTGCTTCTTTGGATTCATTGTTCTTGGAAGTATTATTACAGGCCGTGAAAGTAACAACACTCATTGCTATTAATGCTAATTTTCTCATTTGAATCGGTTTTTATATGTTCCATGAGGTTCGTACAATAAATATACCACAGTCATCTGTTTATTCTTTACCCGACCCACTACGTTAGATTTTCATCCTTTAATTAGCTATAAAGTGTATCCCTAAAGTATCGCAAAAAAATGTGTAGCGTACGTCAATATTGTCATAGGACAAGTCGAATTTCTGTATAGTTTATTAATATTGTGATGTCGTTCAATGTAGCCTTTTATCTCAGTATATTAAACCGAATGATTTTAAACCAGTGTAGATAGATAAAAGGATTCTTATCATTTAAAACATCCTATGAAACATAAAGATCAGCCCGTAAAAAAATTGATTCCGGTTATTTTAGTTGAAAAGCAGCTAGCCGATGTTTGGAAATACTGGAATGATGCTGAAGCAATTATGCAATGTAAAATTCCATTTGACAATTGGCACTTTCCGGCTGCTGGTATCGATTTTAGGGCGGGAGGGATGTTTAATTTTAGAATGGAATAAAAAAATAGTCGCGAAGGATTTGATTATGTGGATGTGTACGATGAGATTATTTGGATGTTTTTTTTGAAAGTATGGAAGCTTCAACGATAACGATATACCGTCTTTTCTCAAAGAAAATTTTAGGAAGCTGAACCCAGATCCGGAGAAATTTCGAAATATGTATGAAAAAAATAGCCAGCGCATGATAAACTTTAAAGACTTCGAAACGAAATCCTTAAGGCTTTTGACCTGCTCGGTATTTTGATAGGCGGAGACCAAGATGTTGTAAAAACGACACATCTAGCTGCCATGCAACAGCAGATTCCTCATGCCCGACTGCTTATTTTACCTGCTAATCATGGGAACTATATGATGGCTGATTTTGATGGCGATGTCAATGACAACTGATCGATCTTACACTAGGACAAATACAGCATTTTTTGGCACCAAATTGATACCTGCCCAATCGAATAAGTGCGAGCCAAAGGTTTATCGATAATTACGCATATTACGTTCCATCTTACGTATGCGCTGTTCGTTTTTTCCGTCAACACGAGATGCAACCGCCCAAATGGCTGCGGGTATCCAACCCAGTATAGTCATCTGTAGGATCAAACAGAGAATGCCACTTAGAATCTTACCGCGTAAGAAAAACGATAACCAAGGAAGTAAGACTGCTATTAATATCATAAAAAATAGGGCTATAAACGTTAAAACACAAAAGTACGGTATCCACTATTAAAAATCGCGAATAATATGAACTAAAGCAAATTAAGTTATTTTTTTTTTGCTTGGTTGTAATGTATTGATATTTAGTGTGTAATAGTTTTTTTGTTGCGAGAATAGGGAAATGTTAAGAAAACTTAAAATAGGCCTTTCGACATATGAATTTTAAGATTTTAAGGAGGTGTGGCACCAATGTTGATGTTCCCCTCTCGAATATTTTAGATGCAGATTACATAGAATAAATGGCGGAAAACATGGGAAACAACAATAATATTATTGAAAATTTAGACAGCAAATATCGTCGATATCTAGAGGATGAGGGGAAATGGCTTAATGAAGGTTTTAAGAATATTTTCGTGGATGGGGTACCGAGTAAAGCAAATCTGAAAACCTCGGTTTATCTGATGTTACCCCAAGAGATCAGAGACGATGTCGATCAGTTGTTGCCCAACGATTGATTATAAGTTATAACAACAGATCGTTCAAAGTAAAAGTTTGCTAGAATCAGGTTTTTCCGATTTTAGTAGACTTTACCTGTTTAAATAGGAGCGCAGGGACAGAGCCATATTACAGTCCCTGTGAATCCGAGATGAACCCGACATTCTCTTGACGTGACAGCCCCTTATTAAGGTCGACTCAACTTGGACCCAACGCGAACGATATACGACGATGTACTTTTGGATTGCGCTGTACTGCTAAAAGTCAAAAGGTGTTAATCCCGCACAATTTCATTTGCAAATGAATACAAATTTATTTTAGTTTGATGATCTTTACATCGATGTAAAGATCATAATCCAAAAAATAATTTGAATGACAATTTCGATGAAGCCATTTCATTTTTTATATTATAGTGTATGCTGTCTGATCCTTTTATCTGGTATGCTATATTCCTGTCAATCGCAAAATCCGAATCGGGTGATACTTGAAAAATTGGATAGCACCTTTAATGCATCCAAATTTTATGGCCCTAAAATAAAAAGGAGCGAAGAGTTGCTGCATGCGGACGTTAAAAGTATGGATAAGAAAGAGTTGAAAGAAGTCTTTGAAACCGCCATATTTAAAAAGGATACGCTTGCTATTTTTAATTCAGAAGGGAGTCTGCCTACGTTATTTTATATCGAATCTACCGCAGCTTGGGGAACAAGGAAGTTAAAGCCAGTCAAAAATTTTGGGTATCGTTATACCACAGTGTCTTACAATGAAGAAAAAGATACCATAGCGCTATTTAACGGAGTCTCTTTTCCTGCCCTAACGATGACGGAAGATAACGGTGGTAAATTTGCTTACCTATATGCGATGAAGAGCTCAAAAAGGAAAGACGATTTCAATAAAATTCATCGCTATTTACAAAAAAGCTTTAAAGGGCTAAAGCTTCAGAATGATGCCGGGGGTTGTATAGAAGGTTGGGAAAGTGAAGATTTTTATTATTTTTTATTTAAAAAAGATAGACGGGAAGAACAGATTTTCTCATTTGGCGAAGATGAAGACAATGAACCTTCCATCACTGAAATTGTCGATATCCGTTTGGAAATCTATACCAAATTGTATATCGAAACGATGAAAAAAGAACACATTTACCTACCAGATTATATCCCTAATGTTAACGAATAATCGTATAAAAGGTTAGATACGCAGCCTTTTGATAAATCTACCCGATTTGAATCTATTTTGATTCCTCAATCAACTGCAGCATACTAACAATACAGAACAAAAATTGAAGCTAAAGGATATCAATACCAATAATAAAAAAAATAACAGATACACCTTTTTTTCGACATTTTTTGTATGTTTGTCGAACAATGACAGGTCAGCAGGAAAATATTAGAGAAGAAATTATTCTATCATCCATGAAAGTGTTTGAAACATATGGATTTGCAAGAGTCTCTATGCAGGATATTTCAAAAGCTTGTGGAAAGGGGCGGAGCACTTTGTATTATTATTTTACCAGTAAAATGGATGTGTTCGATGCAATTGCCGAGTATTTATGTCAACAGGTATTTCAGGTAGCGAGTCAAACATACCATAGAAACGCTTCATTGGAAGATAACCTAGTTGGTTTTTTACAGGCAAAATTGCGCCAAATTAACTTAATCACTAAGCGTTTTCATCTCGCATTTGAAGACATGAAGTCCGATCCAGCTTTGATGGTTTCAAAAACGCGTTACATGTTGGATGATGAAATCAAGCTGATCCGTAAAATGATTGAATTAGCCATTAAGAAAGAAGAAATTCAGCCGCTTGGTGAAAAAGACATCTTATTCTTATCGGAAATGTTAGTGACCACATCGCGTTGTTTTGAACAGGAAGTTTTACTCTTTGACCGTTTTCCAGATTTTGAAGCTAGACTTTCCTGGCTGATAAGTATCTGCGTCAAAGGCCTTCGCTAATGATTGTATAGTATGGCAAATTTTTGGATAGTAACGAATATACGTACTGTTTTTTTGTGTTCAGATTCGACATAAATACAAAATATGTCTATATTGATTTTTAAACTCTTATTTAATAAAAAACTTAGATGGGGAAAATACTATGGAATTAAATGCAAAAGTGGGCACGTCGGTAAAGAGCGTTGCATCAGAAAGGTGTATTTTAATTATGGTGGAGGCAGAGCAACCCGGCCGTACTGAGATTACGGGACTGTTGGATCCAGATATAGATTGTTATTTATTAATCAACAATGATATAGAGCGGTTGGATGGGCTCGCTCTTGCGCTGGAAAATGAAAATAAAAAAGTTCGACTAGCCCGTGACATTGAAGAACTAAAGCAGATGCACCTTTTGAACCATCAGCTACAACAAATTGCCGTTAAAATTTTGAAATAATCTAATTATGTATAAAGTAGTTTATTCCTTGTCCCGCAAGCTAAAATGGAGAGCTAGCGAGATTTATAATTTCCTCTATCAGAGTTTCCCTGAAATAAAAAATATTGATCTCATGTTAGATGACAAACAATTTTTGCTTGTCCTTCGAATGAGTAGTCGATTGGAATTCTCTATTCTAAATATATGTCAGAAGCAAGGTTTGGCAATGCAGTTTGTACAAGTAGAGGACACTGATTAGCGCATCTTGTTTATAAAGCATTGTGAATTTATAGTGCTGTTTAGCCCAGTATTTAATGAGTTGGAAAGAAACCTCTATTCGAACCTTTTAATCATGCTAATTTAAAAGTTACTTTTTACTTTTAATATAATTCCCTCAAAACATTTTTCACATCCAATGGTTATTTTTATCGCGTGGATGGATTTAGGCGATAGGGGGATTTTAGGCATTTATTCAAAAATAATATTACGATTTTATCAATTATGAGTACATTTTCAATTAAAGCGTTTGGCACAAGCGCACCAGCTGAAGAGCTGCAAAAGATGGCTATTGAGCGGCGTGAAGTCACTGAAAAAGATGTCGAGATTGATATCTTATTTTGTGGCGTTTGTCATTCTGATTTACATACAGCTCGAAACGAGTGGGGTGGGACTGTTTATCCCAATGTACCTGGCCATGAAATTGTGGGACGAATCACTAAAGTTGGGGATGCTGTAACAAAGTTTAATGTCGGCGATCTAGCCGGCGTCGGTTGTATGGTAGACAGTTGTCGCGAATGTGAAAGTTGCAAGGAGGGACTCGAACAATATTGCGAAAATGGAAATATCCAAACATACAATGGACACGATAAACACCTCAATAAACAGACGTTTGGTGGTTATTCCGAACGCATCGTGGTGGACGAGGATTTTGTACTCCATATCCCTGCAAATTTGGATCTCGCAGCAACAGCTCCTCTATTGTGTGCCGGAATTACTACCTATTCCCCGTTGAGACATTGGAATGTGGGACCGGGAAAAAAAGTCGGTATAGTTGGTATTGGCGGTTTGGGACATATGGGGGTTAAAATAGCGAAAGCTATGGGTGCTCAGGTGGTTGTGATTACAACTTCTGCTTCGAAAGTCGATGATGCCAAACGTTTAGGTGCTGATGAAGTTATCTTATCAACCGATACACAACAAATGAAAGAGCATGCGGGAACATTACATTTCATTTTAGACTGCGTTTCGGCACAGCATGACATCAATGCCTATTTAAGTTTATTGAAGCGGGATGGTTCACTGACGCTTGTCGGTGCTCCAGAACATCCATTACCCGTCGCTCCCTTTAGTCTTATTCCAGCGCGTAAAAGTTTTTCAGGCTCGATGATCGGAGGAATTGCAGAAACGCAGGAGATGCTCGATTTTTGTGGTCAACACAATATTATGTCTGATATTGAGCTCATTAAAATGCAGGATATCAATAACGCCTACGACAGGTTACTGAAAAGTGATGTTAAATATAGGTTTGTTATTGATATGGCAAGTTTGAAAAACTAATCCAATACAATTTTTAAACGCTGAACAATCAGGCATAATATGTAATTCAGGTGATGGTTTAGTTTGTATAGCATTAATTATGACTAATTGCTGCATTAACCATTTGTGCCGAACAGTTGTGAGCTATGATTAGGGGACGGAAAATTCGTCATTTTATGGAAAAAAATAAAGTTACTATATTTTGGTTTCGGCGCGACTTACGCTTGGACGATAATAGCGGACTTGCTCGCGCGCTGACGATCGGATTCCCTGTATTGCCCATATTCATATTTGATGAGGATATTTTGGAGCAATTGGAAGATAAAAGTGACCGTAGGCTTCATTACATTCATCAAGTGCTAACGCATATCAATGCTGTACTGCAAAAAAGTGGTGCCTCGTTAAATACATTTTATGGTAAACCTATCAATATTTTTAAAGACCTAGCTGAAAAATTTGACATCCAGGGAGTTTATTGTAATAGAGACTATGAGCCGAAGGCAATTCGTAGGGATAAGGAAATTTTCGAATTTTGCAAATCGATTGAGATTCCTTTCAAAGCTATAAAAGATCAGGTAATTTTCGATAAGGGAGACATTTTAAAGAATGATGGAACGCCATATACAGTTTATACACCGTATGCAAGAAAATGGCGCGAGAAACTGCGTCCCGATGATTATCGTTCCTATACTTATGGAACGGAATTTTTCTTTCAGCAAAAGCAGCAGCAAATCATTCCGTTACAACAGATGGGGTTTATAGAAACAGACCTCATTTTTGAAGAACCGCATCTCGATGCTAGTATCATAGATCGTTACGATGAAACTCGCGATTATCCAGCTTTAAAGGGTACCACCAAATTGGGGATAGCACTTCGTTTTGGAACCATCAGTGTCCGTAAATGTGTTGCATTTGCATTAAAACATAATGCAACATGGTTATCTGAATTGATCTGGCGTGAATTTTTTATGCAGATACTTTATCACTATCCCCATGTCGTTACCGAATCCTTTAGAAAGCAATACGACGCTATATCCTGGCGGAATAATGAAAAGGAATTTTTGCAATGGTGCAATGGAGAAACCGGATATCCCATGGTCGATGCAGGCATGCGACAATTGAATACTTCAGGCTATATGCACAATCGTGTACGGATGGTGGTGTCAAGTTTTCTTTGCAAGCATTTATTGATCGACTGGAGGTGGGGGGAGGCTTACTTCGCTCAAAAGCTAAATGACTATGACTTGTCTGCAAACAATGGCAACTGGCAGTGGGCCGCCGGGAGTGGCTGTGATGCTGCACCCTATTTTCGGGTTTTCAATCCGGCTCTCCAAGCGGACAGGTTTGATAAAAATCAGGAATATATAAAAAAATGGGTGCCGGAGTTAGGTACTGCAGATTATTGTCAGCCTATGGTAGATCACCAAATGGCTCGCGATAGGGCGATAAAAACCTACTCAAAGGCTTTAAAATAAAAATGCCAATATCTTCCAGCACGTCAGGTTTTACTAACTGGCGAACAGGGATAGATATTGGCTTTTTATGAATTTACTGATCTAAGAATTCGGCGACAAAAGCGTCAAATACCTTTGGATTTTCGGCTTGAACCCAGTGACCTGCATTCGGGATTGTTTTAAATTCGGCCTTTGGAAATTGCTTCTTGATCATTACCCTATCTTCCGGTAATATATATTTTGACTTCTCGCCCGCCAAAAATAAAGTGGCACCGTTATATAGCCCTGATTTTACCCCTACTGTTATAAATTCAGTATATTTATTTTTTAAAACATCCAAGTTAAAGCGCCAATCTAATTTTCGATCTTCTCTGATATATACATTTTTTAATAAAAATTGGATAACACCAGGGTCACTTAAATAATGCTCAATCTTATCTTGCACATCTTTTCTGGTTTCCAACGTCGTTATAGCTACAGCAGACAATGCATCGAAGATATCTTCATGGTGTGGTGGATAAGCTTTGGGAGCTATATCAGCGATAATCAGTTTTTCAATTTTTTCTGGATGATCGATAGCAAATTGCATGGCGACTTTTCCACCCAATGAGTGCCCAAGCAGCACTATTTTATCTGTTCCGATGGACGAAATATAGGTAAGAAGGTCGTCTACCATCACTTCTATTGACATGTCGTTACTGTGAAAGCTACGGCCATGATTACGTAGATCGAGTAAATGTACCTGTCTTTTCTCTCCGAAACTACGGCCAAAGGATCCCCAATTGTCTGCCATACCGAATAGACCGTGAAGTACAATTAATGGCGTTCCGCCATTATTTGCACCATATATTTTACTGTGTTGTAGTTCATTTAATGTCATGATAGCTCCAATTTCAAATTTTCATTTGTATGCGACGAGTATATGTAGCGAAGTTAGCTTTTGTTGCTGAATTTTTGAACCAAATTATGTAAAACATTTATGCCTCGGGTAGTCGATTCCATGTTATTAGTATTGCCACTCCGTGAGAT
The genomic region above belongs to Sphingobacterium zeae and contains:
- a CDS encoding DUF1266 domain-containing protein, with amino-acid sequence MFKFLKELLNAAKEGVNEAKDELTLKAEEEKMAGSLVPDNTILLNIPDEEQFGNALGAAFRVIVFGDWFTVFGSTGDDGSYPIHLYQFGNYPRIDQYRSDFIKLLKRDFGITNRETCLQMLSSYFTLLGIEKTGTALEEKNGKIDTSIWDISKSGVNAFVVAVVSHITTSATDVGYLPKPVALNVLKSLSLYARKHFIDWLQFSDYFLEGEDQVGVNSKIGKSYLKRYIGYLKEKKGSPWNNIAW
- a CDS encoding YqaE/Pmp3 family membrane protein; its protein translation is MILIAVLLPWLSFFLRGKILSGILCLILQMTILGWIPAAIWAVASRVDGKNEQRIRKMERNMRNYR
- a CDS encoding TetR/AcrR family transcriptional regulator; translated protein: MTGQQENIREEIILSSMKVFETYGFARVSMQDISKACGKGRSTLYYYFTSKMDVFDAIAEYLCQQVFQVASQTYHRNASLEDNLVGFLQAKLRQINLITKRFHLAFEDMKSDPALMVSKTRYMLDDEIKLIRKMIELAIKKEEIQPLGEKDILFLSEMLVTTSRCFEQEVLLFDRFPDFEARLSWLISICVKGLR
- a CDS encoding NAD(P)-dependent alcohol dehydrogenase; translation: MSTFSIKAFGTSAPAEELQKMAIERREVTEKDVEIDILFCGVCHSDLHTARNEWGGTVYPNVPGHEIVGRITKVGDAVTKFNVGDLAGVGCMVDSCRECESCKEGLEQYCENGNIQTYNGHDKHLNKQTFGGYSERIVVDEDFVLHIPANLDLAATAPLLCAGITTYSPLRHWNVGPGKKVGIVGIGGLGHMGVKIAKAMGAQVVVITTSASKVDDAKRLGADEVILSTDTQQMKEHAGTLHFILDCVSAQHDINAYLSLLKRDGSLTLVGAPEHPLPVAPFSLIPARKSFSGSMIGGIAETQEMLDFCGQHNIMSDIELIKMQDINNAYDRLLKSDVKYRFVIDMASLKN
- a CDS encoding cryptochrome/photolyase family protein; the protein is MEKNKVTIFWFRRDLRLDDNSGLARALTIGFPVLPIFIFDEDILEQLEDKSDRRLHYIHQVLTHINAVLQKSGASLNTFYGKPINIFKDLAEKFDIQGVYCNRDYEPKAIRRDKEIFEFCKSIEIPFKAIKDQVIFDKGDILKNDGTPYTVYTPYARKWREKLRPDDYRSYTYGTEFFFQQKQQQIIPLQQMGFIETDLIFEEPHLDASIIDRYDETRDYPALKGTTKLGIALRFGTISVRKCVAFALKHNATWLSELIWREFFMQILYHYPHVVTESFRKQYDAISWRNNEKEFLQWCNGETGYPMVDAGMRQLNTSGYMHNRVRMVVSSFLCKHLLIDWRWGEAYFAQKLNDYDLSANNGNWQWAAGSGCDAAPYFRVFNPALQADRFDKNQEYIKKWVPELGTADYCQPMVDHQMARDRAIKTYSKALK
- a CDS encoding alpha/beta fold hydrolase is translated as MTLNELQHSKIYGANNGGTPLIVLHGLFGMADNWGSFGRSFGEKRQVHLLDLRNHGRSFHSNDMSIEVMVDDLLTYISSIGTDKIVLLGHSLGGKVAMQFAIDHPEKIEKLIIADIAPKAYPPHHEDIFDALSAVAITTLETRKDVQDKIEHYLSDPGVIQFLLKNVYIREDRKLDWRFNLDVLKNKYTEFITVGVKSGLYNGATLFLAGEKSKYILPEDRVMIKKQFPKAEFKTIPNAGHWVQAENPKVFDAFVAEFLDQ